The Shewanella sp. NFH-SH190041 genome has a window encoding:
- a CDS encoding class I SAM-dependent methyltransferase: MTRLLVDAQDSRHSLDKAAVRQFFDIRANKAATLGLDRAVIYQDKHPELAQARDKAEKQRLRPYLALAADDRVLDIGCGTGRWADEVLPQCGTYLGVDICDGFIQLARERFAHCSHACFCQLGAEDVGLLPAGPEEQFQLVLSMGVMIYLNDAELQRYLDGLCRLVAPGGRVIFREPVGLDKKLVLSEHYSAEMGQDYHAIYRTEAELQQYFVASLARCGFRCRASGNMFDDKLNNRQETGQQFYLFVREGA, from the coding sequence ATGACTCGATTACTGGTGGATGCACAGGACAGCCGACACAGTCTGGATAAAGCGGCAGTACGGCAGTTTTTTGATATCCGCGCCAATAAAGCCGCCACCCTGGGGTTAGACCGGGCGGTGATTTATCAGGATAAACATCCTGAGTTAGCCCAAGCGCGGGATAAGGCGGAAAAGCAGCGTCTAAGACCATATTTGGCCCTGGCCGCGGATGACAGAGTACTGGATATCGGCTGCGGTACTGGCCGCTGGGCTGATGAAGTGCTACCCCAATGCGGGACATATCTTGGGGTGGATATCTGTGATGGTTTTATCCAGTTGGCGCGGGAGCGATTTGCCCATTGTAGCCATGCCTGTTTTTGCCAACTGGGGGCGGAAGATGTCGGTTTATTACCGGCAGGGCCTGAAGAGCAATTCCAGTTAGTGCTGTCCATGGGGGTGATGATTTACCTCAATGATGCGGAGCTGCAGCGGTATTTAGATGGCTTATGTCGTTTAGTCGCGCCGGGCGGGCGGGTTATTTTCCGTGAGCCGGTCGGGCTAGATAAGAAGCTGGTACTGAGTGAGCATTATTCAGCTGAAATGGGTCAGGATTATCACGCTATTTACCGCACTGAGGCTGAATTGCAGCAGTATTTTGTCGCATCACTGGCTCGCTGCGGTTTTCGCTGCCGTGCCAGCGGCAATATGTTTGATGACAAGCTGAATAACCGTCAAGAAACCGGGCAGCAATTCTATCTGTTTGTACGGGAAGGCGCATGA